DNA sequence from the Desmodus rotundus isolate HL8 chromosome 4, HLdesRot8A.1, whole genome shotgun sequence genome:
ctcccccataggGTGGCTGCCCAGGGGCCCTGGAGCTGGAATcctgaggggctgaggggggcaggtggggaaacGGGTGCTAGCAGCTCAGGCCAGACTGGTGGGCAGGCGGCCAGAGCGGGCACGGTCTGGGCCCCctctctgctgcctctctgtgttgGGGCCCAGCCCTTTCGGTGGATAGCCATGTGTCACTGCCGCCCGGGAGGACAGGAAGTTGCCGGGTGGGCTGCGGGTTGTGAGGGATTAGAGAGCGGGTgcccaggcagggggtggggctgcagctcctgcccaccctgccaTCTGCTGGGGTGCCCACCTGCTGTCTGGGGccgcctgccctctgcctctgaTAGGGGGCGGCGCGCTCCGGAGAGAGCCCAGTAACGATGTGTCTGGCCCCCCTACCTGCAGAGCAACGGCAAAGGCAAGGATTGTGTCTTCACGGAAATCGTGCTGGAGAACAACTACACGGCCCTGCAGAACGCCAAGTACGAGGGCTGGTACATGGCCTTCACTCGCAAGGGCCGGCCCCGCAAGGGCTCCAAGACGCGGCAGCACCAGCGCGAGGTCCACTTCATGAAGCGGCTGCCCCGCGGCCACCACACCACCGAGCAGAGCCTGCGGTTTGAGTTCCTCAACTACCCGCCGTTCACGCGCAGCTTGCGCGGCAGCCAGAGGACTTGGGCCCCCGAGCCCCGATAGGCGCCTGCCCGGCCCCTCCCGCGGCTCCCAGCGCAGAGATTTCCATCTCAGGGGAGCACAAACAGAGAAACTCAAGCAAGACGAGGTCTGCTCTACTGAAAGCTGGGGAGGAGCCGGGGAAGCCCCGGGTTCtagttgttgataattgtttgctgttgggttttttttttttaaacaaaagagaggCTCTATTTTTGTATTCCACTTGGCTGTAGTGTCTTCTTAACTCTCAGGAAGGCCGGTTAGTGGCCAAGACTGAGACTGGGTGGGGGGGCCCTGGGCGTGGGAGGCTTATTCTAGTCCAGCCAGAGGTGCTTCTGAGCCCCCAGTACCTGCAGAGCAAGCTGGCCAGGCAGCTAGGAACTCCACTGCACccccaggtgggggcggggaggaaggggTAGGGACTTAGGTCAGGTGTTTTAAGGATGGGTGTCAGTGGGGGAGGTTGTGTATTAGTTGCTATTAAatgactaaaatatttatttaacttgcGTATTAAAAATGTGTCTTGGAGGGTGATTCCTTCTGGGGTCAgcttcccaccccctgccctgtcccagctGGCGGCAGAGCTGGGAGACCAGCAAATCAGGCCCCAGCTCTGACAGTAGCCTCTCTTTAGCCTAAGGACCCATGTCTGTCCCTGTCCCCATCATTGTCACTGCAGGGTTTCCCCTGGAGGAAAGAAGTAGGGGAAGGAGCAAGAAGAGGCCCTTAGCTGATCCTGGGAGACATGCCCTTCCCAGCTGTTAACAGGAGTTATCGCTAACACTTCCCCAGGCCACCGCTGGGCCAGAGATGATGACTCTACCGGAGCTGCAGTCATGGATTCAATGAGTCCAAGAACTGTGCCTTTCTGTGTGCCTAGATCTGTGTGCGAGACAGATAGGAGATGCTGGGCTCCTTCTCTCCAAGTATCAGGCtccagaaaatgaaagaaaagagcagcTGCCAGGGCCCAAGGTGGGGGTATGTCAGAGGGGGGACCTCCAAGGCTGGTGTTGACAATTGTGACGTGGAACAAGTGTTAGCTTTGGGAGATCTGGTTAGAGAGCTGTGAGCAGAAGGTGCTGAGCTCAGGTGCTGCAAAAGAACCTGGAGGACTGTGATTTAGGGGGAGGCTGCTGCCTTTGGAGAGAGGGGGCCTGGACGAAGAGGAACTGGGTATGGGATAGGAAGGGAAGCTCTCACTGGGGCCAAGAGCAGAACTCAGGCTGGTAGAGCAGGTCATGGTACAGGCAAAAGAGGACTGGTCCATGATGGGTGGAGGGGTATGTGTTTGGATGTGGACCAGTGACACTGGTATCACACCACGCCATGCTACGGGATGATGGAGAACGAAAACCCAGAAGCAGCAGGTGCCCTGAGGGCAGAGCTGACCCGGTCTTTATAACAGAGGCCTCCCATGCTGGCTGCTTCTGCTGCCTTCTTTGAGGGTGCCCCTGGGCTGGTCCCACAGCCCAGTTCGTGGGCCAATCCAGAAAGGTCTTCCCTCTGGGCTTCTGTTCTTTGGCACCTCCTTTGGGAGGGGAGGACCCCAAGGCTTTCTAACCACATGAGCCTCCTAGAGTTGCAGCTGCAAGTCCCAGACTCAGGCCATCCAGGTGGATCGGGAATTTCAGGGCTCAGTGGGAAACCCTGGCATAGACAGCTTGGGGATACCCTGGGGTTTGTCTACGTCACCTCCTCCAGCCTGCTACGAGGGCACAGTAGGTTTCTCCTGGTTCATAGACACTGAGCACTCGGGGAGGGGGCTCTAGACATCTCTCTTCTAGCTCCCCCAGTTCTTAGtgcctcctcctctgctccatcccctcccctccccctttaatTAATTCTGGGTGAGCAGCCTGGCTTTATTGTGCAAGGAGCTGGGGTCTCACTGTGGGAAAAGTCACACCTTCTGAGCAGCTTCTGATGCCATGCAAATGAAGAGACCGTCCAGGAAACGCTTTCATCTGCAGGGCCGCCTGTCCAGCCCCTAGCCCAGTAATTAcccacattttatttgtttgagagCAATTCCTGGGGGAAGCCACAGGATAGGAgggagtctggggtggggtgcagtggAATGTCAGGCTCTCCCTGCCTGTGATCCTGGCCACAAagtggggccaggctgggccaaGGCTGGTGACTGGTTAGGCCACAGCTACCCCTGAAGCCCCCAGGCTTGTGATGCCTGAGTACTCCAGAGTGGTGGGGTGGAACTGTGCCATGGGTGTGATGAGGGAGTCTTCTCTTATGGGCCGTGGTCCATAGAGCTGGCCTGCCTatagggaggagggagatgacTGATGGCGGTGGGGGGAAGTAGAGCTGGACAGGACAGTCGGGATCTGGCCCATGAGGCTGCCTGAGGTTTTGGGAAGGGGTTGGATCCTAGCAGGACCCCAGGCCATGGTGCCACAGGGGCAGAGGCCAAAGCGGTGGGGCTAGGCTGGGCTGAGCACCCACCACCTTGTTTATCTTTGAGTTGCTGCCTCCGCAGAGCCCTCGCTAATGGGGTTTTACAGCCCACTCAAGCCGCAACTGGCCAAGAATCAATCATTACCGGCACTTAGTGGTTTGATAGTTAACAGCCTGAACTGAAGCCAAACTGGTTGTTAACTGTGATAACAACTGATTTCAAGGGGTTATTGCCGGCCCAATATGCTCAGCCCATTTATTTCGGGGAAAACAAGCAGGGAGCTGTTGCAAGGCCCAGAAAAGGGAGGAGTCCTGGGCTTTCTTTCCTCGGCCAAAAGGCCTGCCACTCTGTCTTGGAGTGGGTGCTGGCTGTGAGGGCCGTGGGGGCCAGTCGAGGTCTGTATGAAGGCTTGGTCGCCCAGAGCTCCGTTGAAGACCAGTGTGCGGGCCCAGGAGATCCACACGGAGGGCCCTTGCCCAGTCCTCCCTGGTCAGTTCTTACCTGCCCTGGTTTcccacctccccttctcctccctttccaTAGCAGCACTTCCCACGAGGCCCTCACAGGGACAGATTCCCCATGAGGAGGGGCCCAGTCCTAGTGGCCAGGCCTCTATGTGTCCCCACTCAGCAGGTGGGTTGGACCCCTCACCCGTCCCTCCCTCACCAAGGCTCCAAGTCCAACCCAGAACCTTGCCTCTCATTTCAAAGCCAGCGAAGACTCCACCCAAGCCTTGACTAGAAAGAAGGAGCAAGAGTTCTCTCTTCTTACTCCACCAGGTCTTGTCAGTCCCTGTGGTCTACTCTCAGCCGAATGGCAGCAGGTGGGCTGTGGCTAAGCATCATTCTAGAATGCTGCAGCAGCAAAGGACCAGTTCTCCACTGCCTACAACATGAGGTCCAGAGTTCACATAGCTAGGGCCAAAGCGAGTACTAGAAATCAGGTCTTAATACCCAGACCCCGGCTACCTCTTGAGGGCTGTAAGTATTTCCCtaattccattcattcattcactgtttattgagtgcccaccatgagccaggctctgttctggggaaggaaataaccaaagcAGGACATAACAGACAATAGCCCCGGCATTATGGAGCTCATATTCTAGCGGTTGTGGTGGGGGATGAGCAAACACtgacagccactgtggagagaAATGCAGAGAAGGGAATGAATATGAATGGTGGAGCAGGGTAGCAGCCATTTTAAATAGGCTGCTCAAAGAAGGCCTCTCTGAAAACTTAATGTTGGGGCAGCCAGATGACCAAGGTAAGGCATGTAGATATCTGGGGGAGAAGCCATgcaggtagagggaacagcaagtgctaAGACTTATTGCatcaggggaagaggaaggagcccAGTGAAGGGAGGTGAGGCCAGAGAGGTGAAAGGGGTGGACGTGGAGGGTAGGTCACGTAGGGCCATTGAAAAGCCTTTCGTTTTGACCCTGAATGAGATAGCAGACAGACCGTTGGGGGTTTCGATCAGTAGAGCGACATGATCTGAATTGAGTTTTATCAAGACTGCTTTGGCGGTTGTGTTGAGAGTAGATAGTAGGGAGGCCAATTATGAAATTATTGTAATAGTGGATTAGAGGTGACTGGAGAGATTGAATTTTGgacatggattttatttttatttttgccagtaGATTTGCCAGGATTTGTTGATGGGTTTGGATATGGGCTACGAGAGAGCAAGAGTGGAAGGGTTTCCAAAATTTCTAGCCTGAGCAACTGAAAGGATGGAGGGGTCATTCAGCGAGTTGACGAAGATTTCAGGAAGAGCAGCTTCTGAGTGGGGAGAGTAGGAGTTTAGGTACAGCCATGTTAGGTCCGAGCTGACTAAATATTC
Encoded proteins:
- the FGF8 gene encoding fibroblast growth factor 8 produces the protein MAEDGDPFAKLIVETDTFGSRVRVRGAETGLYICMNKKGKLIAKSNGKGKDCVFTEIVLENNYTALQNAKYEGWYMAFTRKGRPRKGSKTRQHQREVHFMKRLPRGHHTTEQSLRFEFLNYPPFTRSLRGSQRTWAPEPR